A genomic stretch from Candidatus Thermoplasmatota archaeon includes:
- a CDS encoding endonuclease: MIQNPCNLHKILLEEFGHQNWWPIDKKYHEKNKSDPRFEIIIGAILTQNTAWSNVEKAIDNLKSKNMLEIKKISNADIRLLRNMIKPSGFFNQKAHRLKNIARFLHEKYDDDLDMFFNRDIKEIRAELLSLNGIGPETADSILLYAGELPIFVVDAYTKRLCKRIPFNTGTSYDEIQQYFQEEIKKKYNENSLTQVYNELHALIVVLAKKYCKKKPDCKNCPINKNCGYMK; encoded by the coding sequence ATGATACAAAATCCATGCAACCTACATAAAATATTACTAGAAGAATTCGGTCATCAAAACTGGTGGCCGATAGACAAAAAATATCATGAGAAAAACAAAAGCGACCCAAGATTTGAGATCATAATAGGTGCTATATTGACACAGAACACAGCATGGTCGAACGTAGAAAAAGCAATAGACAACCTCAAATCAAAAAACATGCTGGAAATCAAAAAAATATCAAATGCAGATATAAGATTACTAAGGAATATGATAAAACCATCAGGTTTTTTTAACCAAAAAGCACATCGACTGAAAAACATCGCACGTTTTTTACATGAAAAATATGATGATGATTTAGACATGTTTTTTAACAGGGATATAAAAGAAATAAGAGCTGAGTTGCTATCATTGAATGGTATAGGACCAGAGACAGCAGATTCGATCCTCCTATATGCAGGGGAGTTACCAATATTTGTTGTGGATGCTTATACGAAACGATTATGCAAGAGGATACCATTTAACACTGGAACATCATATGATGAGATTCAACAATATTTCCAAGAAGAAATCAAGAAAAAGTATAATGAAAACAGTTTAACTCAGGTTTATAATGAGTTGCACGCGTTAATAGTTGTATTAGCAAAAAAATATTGCAAAAAGAAACCTGACTGCAAAAACTGTCCTATAAACAAAAACTGTGGATACATGAAATAA
- the priS gene encoding DNA primase catalytic subunit PriS, translated as MSENQLTTDSLEFLKNRFRGYYEKNDIELPDRFCRREFAFVLFGGKGMIRHLAYNKKTDIKEFLVEKAPAHTYYSSAYYQKPDAQTMQEKNWMGAELIFDLDSDHISEIKNMSYTDSLELVKKEFYKLVDDFLLNDFGFEEKYIDLYFSGGRGYHCHIRDPKIMDLDSNERREIVDYITGRDLKDSLVFHEHITERKSYGGRIFAGGKSLKMPTPDEPGWKGRISRGILEIVNEIKKSGNPIEKLREYGVKKSDAEKLVRELSDDRINRIRDGLLDQSKTIRKFFLNSALRKTAVSMSAGETDEPVTCDVKRLIRLPSSLHGKTGLKVTRVTLDKLDDFNPLRDAVVLDDDPVKVDLKQPFKINMRENSFDLEKGEHKIPAYLAVFLIGRNIANII; from the coding sequence ATGAGCGAAAACCAGCTAACCACAGATTCATTGGAATTCCTAAAAAACAGGTTCAGAGGATACTACGAAAAAAACGACATAGAACTACCAGATCGTTTTTGCAGAAGGGAATTCGCATTTGTCTTATTTGGCGGCAAAGGTATGATAAGACACCTTGCATACAACAAAAAAACAGATATAAAAGAGTTCTTGGTAGAAAAAGCCCCTGCCCACACATATTATTCTTCCGCTTATTACCAGAAACCAGATGCACAAACCATGCAAGAAAAAAACTGGATGGGAGCTGAACTGATATTTGACTTAGATTCAGACCATATATCTGAAATAAAAAACATGAGCTATACAGATTCGTTAGAACTAGTGAAAAAAGAGTTCTATAAGCTGGTAGACGATTTTTTGTTAAATGATTTCGGCTTTGAGGAAAAATACATAGATCTGTATTTCAGTGGAGGACGAGGATACCATTGTCATATAAGGGACCCAAAGATAATGGATCTGGATAGTAACGAGAGAAGGGAGATAGTTGATTATATAACAGGTAGAGACCTAAAGGATTCTTTGGTTTTCCATGAACATATAACAGAGAGAAAAAGCTATGGTGGAAGGATTTTTGCTGGTGGTAAAAGCCTGAAGATGCCGACCCCTGATGAACCTGGTTGGAAGGGGAGGATAAGCAGAGGTATACTAGAAATTGTTAACGAGATAAAAAAAAGTGGTAACCCTATTGAAAAACTTAGGGAATATGGTGTGAAAAAAAGTGATGCAGAGAAACTTGTAAGGGAGCTATCAGATGATAGGATAAACCGGATAAGGGATGGTTTATTAGATCAATCCAAGACTATCAGGAAGTTTTTCCTTAATAGTGCCCTCAGAAAAACAGCTGTCTCTATGAGTGCTGGTGAGACAGATGAGCCTGTAACCTGTGATGTTAAACGCCTTATCAGGTTACCTTCCTCTTTACATGGAAAAACTGGTTTAAAGGTGACAAGGGTAACATTAGATAAACTAGATGATTTCAACCCACTTAGAGATGCTGTTGTTCTGGATGATGATCCAGTTAAAGTAGATTTGAAACAGCCATTTAAGATAAACATGAGAGAAAATAGTTTTGATTTAGAAAAAGGTGAACACAAGATACCAGCTTATTTAGCTGTTTTTTTAATAGGGCGTAATATAGCAAACATTATTTAA
- a CDS encoding 50S ribosomal protein L44e, with the protein MKKPSKIKRYCPYCKKHTIHEVDKIKKRKASELKQGQRRFRRVTSGYRGFPRPKPEGREKTSRRIGLKYKCTVCKKIHQPKSLRTKKMDIGEK; encoded by the coding sequence ATGAAAAAACCGAGTAAAATCAAAAGGTACTGTCCTTATTGCAAAAAACATACTATACATGAAGTGGATAAAATAAAAAAGAGAAAAGCCAGTGAACTTAAACAAGGACAACGGCGTTTCAGGCGTGTAACAAGTGGATACAGAGGTTTCCCAAGACCCAAGCCTGAAGGGAGAGAAAAAACAAGTAGACGCATAGGGTTAAAATACAAGTGTACTGTTTGTAAAAAGATACATCAACCTAAAAGCCTTCGTACAAAAAAAATGGATATAGGTGAAAAATAA
- a CDS encoding 30S ribosomal protein S27e, which translates to MKQKFESRFIKVRCRDCENEQVLFDRASTPVLCHICGSKLAVPSGGKAKIKGEILEVIE; encoded by the coding sequence ATGAAGCAAAAGTTTGAGAGCAGGTTCATAAAAGTGAGATGCAGGGATTGTGAAAACGAGCAGGTTTTATTTGATAGAGCTAGCACACCTGTACTATGTCATATATGTGGTAGTAAACTAGCTGTACCATCTGGTGGTAAAGCTAAAATAAAAGGCGAAATCTTAGAGGTTATAGAATAA
- a CDS encoding AAA family ATPase has translation MKDIIEDELSSSSVIRDLNALDFDYVPDELPHREEQLRFLAQMFKPVLSRVSQNVIIKGPVGTGKTVIAKKFCTSLVSIARSQGKFIDYIHINCRKRSTDSMVLLGILNHFDPRFPDRGFSVQEMLDVLRKQMIKRGSQLLLVLDEADALLKKSGSNLIYSLTRFSDESTVNKNPVSLLLISQKDLLSMMDHSALSTFKRSNVLFLDKYTRDELYDIVRQRVNLAFYNGTVQEDCQDLIADIASEWGDARFAIELLWKAGIAADNQHVKTVTPEHVRAAKAETFSVVTESKLKNLEKHQLIALYAIAKRLKKDGTAYVNTGDAEKTYAITCEEYNEKPRSHTMFWSYLKDIENAGFINLKQSGKGQVGVTQLISLPDIPAEIVSAKVQELLG, from the coding sequence ATGAAGGATATCATAGAAGATGAGTTGTCTTCATCATCAGTTATAAGAGATTTGAATGCGCTGGATTTTGATTATGTTCCAGATGAACTACCACATAGAGAAGAGCAACTTCGTTTTCTAGCTCAGATGTTTAAACCTGTACTCTCCCGTGTCTCTCAGAATGTTATCATCAAAGGCCCTGTTGGTACTGGTAAAACAGTTATCGCAAAAAAATTCTGTACCTCTCTTGTCAGCATAGCTAGGAGCCAGGGGAAGTTTATAGATTACATTCATATCAATTGTAGGAAACGGTCAACTGACTCAATGGTTCTACTCGGTATCCTAAATCATTTTGATCCACGTTTCCCCGACCGTGGTTTTTCTGTCCAGGAGATGCTAGATGTTCTAAGGAAACAGATGATTAAAAGAGGTTCTCAGCTTTTACTTGTTTTAGATGAGGCTGATGCTCTTTTGAAGAAAAGCGGCTCTAATCTCATCTATAGCCTTACTAGATTTTCTGATGAGTCAACAGTTAATAAAAATCCTGTCTCCCTTTTATTGATATCTCAGAAGGATCTATTGTCTATGATGGATCATTCTGCCCTCAGCACCTTTAAACGGAGTAACGTACTGTTTTTGGATAAGTATACACGTGACGAGTTGTACGATATTGTTAGACAACGTGTTAACTTAGCTTTCTACAATGGTACTGTTCAGGAGGATTGCCAGGATCTAATAGCTGATATAGCCTCTGAGTGGGGTGATGCACGTTTTGCCATAGAGCTATTATGGAAGGCTGGTATCGCTGCTGATAATCAACATGTTAAAACTGTTACACCAGAGCATGTCCGCGCTGCTAAAGCCGAGACTTTTTCTGTTGTAACTGAGTCTAAACTAAAAAACCTTGAGAAACATCAGCTTATAGCTTTGTACGCCATCGCTAAAAGGTTGAAAAAAGATGGTACAGCATATGTAAACACTGGTGATGCTGAAAAAACCTATGCTATCACATGTGAAGAATATAATGAAAAACCGCGTTCACACACCATGTTTTGGAGTTATCTTAAAGACATAGAAAATGCTGGTTTCATCAACCTTAAACAATCTGGGAAAGGCCAGGTTGGTGTCACACAACTCATATCTTTACCAGATATACCAGCTGAGATAGTTAGTGCAAAGGTTCAAGAATTGCTAGGTTGA
- a CDS encoding translation initiation factor IF-2 subunit alpha, giving the protein MMKKDYPDEGELVVGTVVKVQNFGAFVALDEYPGREGFIHIAEIATGWVKRIRNHVRERQKIVCKVLNVDKSKNHIDLSLKKVNEHQKREKIQEWKNSQKSEKLMEMLSKKLGKTVEQCYKEFGNDLIKKYGTLYAAFEEAAYDPETLKRDGFKGDWLKEFEKIAAENITIKFVEIKGYLTVNSWLPDGVNHIRNALREAEKSDFEDVDITIKYIGAPKYLISVRAPDYKIAEDQMKKAAERAKEYLKDFKGECELHRKTEE; this is encoded by the coding sequence ATGATGAAGAAAGATTACCCTGATGAAGGGGAGCTTGTTGTTGGAACTGTTGTAAAGGTTCAGAATTTTGGGGCATTTGTAGCCCTTGATGAATACCCTGGCCGAGAAGGTTTTATACATATAGCTGAAATCGCTACAGGTTGGGTTAAACGCATACGAAACCATGTAAGGGAAAGACAAAAAATTGTATGCAAAGTACTAAACGTTGACAAATCCAAAAACCATATTGACCTATCTTTAAAGAAGGTGAATGAACACCAAAAAAGAGAAAAAATACAGGAATGGAAAAACAGCCAGAAATCAGAAAAACTCATGGAGATGCTATCAAAAAAACTAGGTAAAACAGTTGAGCAGTGCTACAAAGAATTTGGTAACGACCTTATAAAAAAATATGGTACATTATACGCTGCTTTTGAAGAAGCTGCATACGACCCTGAGACTCTAAAAAGAGATGGTTTCAAAGGCGACTGGTTAAAAGAGTTTGAAAAAATCGCAGCTGAAAACATAACAATAAAGTTTGTAGAAATAAAAGGCTACCTAACCGTAAACTCTTGGCTGCCAGATGGTGTTAATCATATACGCAATGCCCTCAGGGAAGCAGAAAAAAGTGATTTTGAAGACGTTGATATAACAATAAAGTACATTGGTGCACCAAAATATCTTATAAGTGTTAGAGCACCTGACTACAAAATAGCTGAGGACCAGATGAAAAAAGCTGCAGAACGAGCAAAAGAATACCTGAAGGATTTTAAAGGTGAATGTGAACTCCACAGAAAAACGGAGGAATAA
- a CDS encoding RNA-protein complex protein Nop10 — MPNIMYCKKCMIYTMDENCPRCKEKTVSKNPPRFSPQDNYGVYRRRLKKLEKGV, encoded by the coding sequence ATGCCAAATATAATGTACTGCAAAAAATGCATGATATATACAATGGATGAAAATTGCCCTAGATGCAAAGAAAAAACTGTATCAAAAAACCCACCGCGTTTTTCACCACAGGACAACTATGGTGTTTATAGAAGAAGGCTAAAGAAACTTGAAAAAGGTGTATAA